Proteins encoded together in one Streptomyces sp. NBC_01216 window:
- a CDS encoding DUF3000 domain-containing protein, producing MAAAQGHFSDHSDGDEQAGDTAGQAEADQVPTAFRRAVEAVRAARLRPEIEIDPTRPPRRLAPYAHALEATVVDGEDDLADGRLVLLHDPAGHETWKGTFRLVTLVRAELEPEMAADPLLPEVCWSWLTGALKARGLGYGEASGTVTMAGSHYFGGLADRRPATQIEIRASWTPKEGPAGVPDSGAHLAAWCDLLCQIAGLPPSPSDPGAGTTSGAGVVSLPQRRGPQQV from the coding sequence ATGGCTGCGGCGCAGGGACACTTCTCCGATCATTCCGACGGCGACGAACAGGCGGGTGACACGGCGGGGCAAGCGGAGGCCGACCAGGTGCCTACGGCCTTCCGGCGGGCGGTCGAGGCCGTGCGCGCGGCCCGGTTGCGGCCGGAGATCGAGATCGACCCGACCCGGCCGCCGCGGCGGCTCGCGCCGTACGCTCACGCGCTGGAGGCGACGGTCGTGGACGGCGAGGACGATCTGGCCGACGGCCGGCTCGTGCTGCTGCACGACCCGGCCGGACACGAGACCTGGAAGGGCACCTTCCGGCTCGTCACGCTGGTCCGGGCGGAGCTGGAGCCGGAGATGGCGGCCGACCCGCTGCTGCCGGAGGTCTGCTGGTCCTGGCTGACGGGGGCGCTGAAGGCGCGCGGGCTGGGGTACGGGGAGGCGAGCGGCACCGTCACGATGGCGGGCTCCCACTACTTCGGCGGGCTCGCGGACCGCAGACCGGCGACCCAGATCGAGATCCGGGCCTCCTGGACGCCGAAGGAGGGGCCTGCGGGCGTGCCGGACTCGGGCGCGCACCTGGCGGCCTGGTGCGATCTGCTCTGCCAGATCGCCGGGCTGCCGCCGTCCCCGTCCGATCCG